One genomic window of Monodelphis domestica isolate mMonDom1 chromosome 1, mMonDom1.pri, whole genome shotgun sequence includes the following:
- the AKAP5 gene encoding A-kinase anchor protein 5: MQSMETTVAKIQIESKDEKESVEISPQAEEQVEKASMICFKRRRKSVKALKSKNCSERDHPAAHHPGPCSAKDHTEVEASDQFQSAGGTWASIRRLITRQKRSKSSKKQVPLDAKADPIENTEDTKPVKKKTRSKMKIPCIKLSRRKKKCSHSQMTEESECNLKVKEVTDSLDTKIQTGQDDTAVKDKLITDISGGSIQGDNVIVPQVSNISSSGENVASIELGADNEPSTIHTAALILEKTIEKMEEKQVVNLHQESIPEASEVGHQLPQETTEIDDAVAPDEIPPETPATPETQIMEETSNSVIEQEPKEKEHENGESGLEKNESNDTTVCFSKSDFNETAMGTKMPQLEESKRMEPIAIIVTDTEVSEFDVTKSKNVPKKFLISVENEQSEPFSNALSSTGVNDFEGRTSEQYEKLLMETASSLVKNAIQLSVEQLVNEMDSDDNKRNNLI; this comes from the coding sequence ATGCAAAGTATGGAGACCACAGTGGCAAAAATTCAAATAGAGAGTAAGGATGAGAAGGAATCTGTAGAGATAAGTCCTCAGGCCGAGGAGCAGGTTGAAAAAGCATCCatgatttgttttaaaagaagaaggaaatccGTCAAAGCTTTGAAGTCAAAGAATTGTTCTGAAAGAGATCACCCAGCAGCCCATCATCCAGGTCCGTGCagtgccaaggatcacacagaaGTGGAAGCTTCAGATCAGTTTCAGTCAGCAGGGGGGACCTGGGCATCAATCCGACGCCTCATCACTCGACAGAAAAGGtcaaaatcttcaaagaaacaaGTCCCCTTAGATGCTAAAGCAGATCCTATAGAAAACACTGAGGACACCAAACCTGTTAAGAAAAAGACGCGCTCCAAAATGAAAATCCCCTGCATAAAACTTTCTAGACGGAAGAAAAAATGTAGCCATTCCCAAATGACTGAAGAATCTGAATGCAATCTGAAAGTTAAGGAAGTTACAGACAGCTTAGATACAAAGATTCAAACTGGTCAGGATGATACAGCagtaaaggataaattaattaCAGACATAAGTGGAGGTAGCATCCAGGGAGACAATGTAATTGTGCCCCAGGTTAGTAACATCAGCTCTTCTGGGGAGAATGTGGCTTCCATAGAACTTGGAGCTGATAATGAACCTAGCACCATTCATACTGCAGCATTAATCCTTGAAAAAACTATtgagaagatggaagagaaacAGGTTGTAAACCTTCATCAAGAAAGCATCCCCGAGGCTTCGGAAGTGGGACACCAGCTCCCTCAGGAGACAACAGAGATCGATGATGCTGTGGCACCCGATGAAATCCCCCCAGAGACACCTGCAACTCCTGAGACACAGATCATGGAAGAAACATCTAACAGTGTCATAGAACAGGaaccaaaagagaaagaacatgaaaatgGAGAAAGTGGTTTAGAAAAGAATGAGTCAAATGACACCACAGTATGCTTCAGCAAATCAGATTTCAACGAAACTGCAATGGGCACAAAGATGCCCCAATTGGAAGAAAGCAAAAGGATGGAGCCAATTGCCATTATTGTAACAGACACTGAAGTCAGTGAATTTGATGTAACGAAATCAAAAAATGTCCCTAAAAAGTTCTTAATATCAGTCGAAAATGAGCAAAGTGAGCCATTCTCTAATGCTCTGTCATCCACAGGGGTTAATGATTTTGAGGGCAGAACTTCTGAGCAGTATGAGAAGCTTTTAATGGAAACTGCTTCCTCACTTGTCAAGAATGCCATTCAGTTGTCTGTAGAACAACTGGTGAATGAAATGGATTCTGATGATAACAAAAGAAACAATCTTATATAA